Proteins encoded together in one Chryseobacterium sp. G0201 window:
- a CDS encoding DUF6122 family protein: MSSFEIFLLKTCTHYFLHLIFPVFIALMFFRENWKKAYFILLATMLVDLDHLLANPIFDPNRASVGFHFLHSYYAISVYFLMLFFKGNIRIIGVGLLFHMLTDLQDFYLWPH; this comes from the coding sequence ATGAGTTCTTTTGAAATTTTTTTATTAAAAACATGCACGCATTATTTTCTGCATCTGATTTTTCCGGTGTTTATTGCGTTGATGTTTTTTCGTGAAAACTGGAAGAAGGCTTATTTTATTCTATTGGCTACCATGCTTGTTGATTTGGATCATTTACTTGCCAATCCCATTTTCGATCCGAACAGAGCAAGTGTAGGCTTCCACTTTTTACATTCTTATTATGCCATTTCGGTGTATTTTTTGATGCTATTTTTTAAAGGAAATATCAGAATTATTGGTGTCGGACTTTTGTTTCATATGCTGACAGATCTTCAGGACTTTTATCTCTGGCCTCATTAA
- a CDS encoding calcium:proton antiporter translates to MKLKEFLNYTYIFPVLAVIYYFSGLMGGGVIYDVIAGLLLTGSVLSAVHHAEVVAHKVGEPFGTIILALCITIIEVALIISLMVAGGDDAMTLARDTVFAAVMIILNGILGICILIGGVKYYEQFFARTSATTYLVSIVSILILTLVLPNFTSSVNGPFYNRAQLIFVSIACLVIYGVFLMVQTVRHRNYFIITDDDPSSHYIPSKTATVVSFVFLVICLVIVVLMAKGLSGTIEDMVRSVGAPKSLVGVIIAAVVLLPEGVAAIRAARSNQIQSSLNLALGSALASIGLTIPAVSVVCIMYDIPFVLGLDKKDIILLSLSVFIVMLSLSRGKTNILYGTVLLVNLAAYIFTVIVP, encoded by the coding sequence ATGAAATTAAAAGAATTTTTAAATTACACGTATATTTTTCCTGTTCTGGCGGTCATTTATTACTTTTCCGGATTAATGGGCGGCGGAGTTATTTATGATGTTATTGCCGGTCTTTTACTTACCGGGAGTGTTTTATCGGCAGTTCATCATGCTGAAGTTGTAGCACATAAAGTAGGGGAGCCTTTCGGAACAATTATTCTTGCGCTTTGTATAACGATTATTGAAGTTGCATTGATCATTTCGTTAATGGTTGCAGGCGGGGACGATGCGATGACGCTGGCCAGAGATACAGTTTTTGCTGCGGTAATGATTATTCTGAACGGTATTTTAGGAATCTGTATTTTAATAGGAGGAGTGAAGTATTACGAGCAATTTTTTGCAAGAACCTCCGCAACCACTTATTTGGTGAGTATTGTTTCTATTTTGATATTAACCTTGGTACTTCCCAATTTTACATCAAGCGTCAACGGACCTTTCTATAACAGGGCTCAGCTTATTTTTGTTTCTATTGCTTGTTTGGTCATTTACGGAGTCTTTCTGATGGTTCAGACCGTAAGACATCGAAACTATTTTATTATTACTGATGACGATCCTAGTTCACATTATATTCCGTCAAAAACGGCAACAGTTGTAAGTTTTGTTTTCTTGGTTATTTGTCTTGTTATTGTTGTTTTAATGGCAAAAGGACTTTCAGGAACGATTGAAGATATGGTACGAAGTGTGGGAGCTCCAAAATCATTGGTAGGAGTTATTATTGCGGCGGTGGTTTTACTTCCGGAAGGGGTTGCAGCGATCAGAGCGGCAAGAAGTAACCAGATACAGTCAAGTTTAAATTTGGCATTAGGTTCTGCTTTGGCAAGTATCGGATTAACGATTCCTGCGGTATCTGTTGTGTGTATTATGTACGATATTCCTTTCGTTTTAGGACTAGATAAAAAAGATATTATTTTACTTTCTTTATCAGTCTTTATTGTAATGCTGTCTTTAAGCCGAGGAAAAACAAATATTCTTTACGGAACGGTATTGCTGGTGAACTTAGCAGCGTATATTTTTACAGTAATTGTTCCTTAA